The following coding sequences are from one Nicotiana tomentosiformis chromosome 3, ASM39032v3, whole genome shotgun sequence window:
- the LOC138908534 gene encoding uncharacterized protein: MTAKITSWTAKTLSYIGRVQIVQSILFGIQAFWAQLFILPTKVIKIVEGICRSYIWSGANEITKKALLAWDRVCLPKAGGGLNITNFKLWNKVAIAKTSWDLAHKQDKQWIRWIHTYYIKNQQMNTMPIPQQACWMVRKVIEAKEILEARHFVQLHNRSLIRQIYLHLLGDYNRVEWKSLIFNNTARPKAKFIIWLMMHGRLTTCDRLSSWKIIVDTQCVMCRKQVETRDHLFVQCEYTKQIWSKLCNWMQKQYLGFIDWHQFL; encoded by the coding sequence ATGACTGCAAAGATTACTTCATGGACTGCAAAGACCTTGTCATATATAGGAAGAGTACAGATAGTTCAAAGTATATTGTTTGGTATCCAGGCTTTCTGGGCACAATTATTTATACTCCCAACAAAAGTGATCAAGATTGTGGAGGGGATATGTAGATCTTATATATGGTCCGGAGCAAATGAAATCACAAAGAAGGCTCTGCTGGCCTGGGACAGAGTATGTCTACCTAAAGCTGGAGGTGGCCTTAATATTACCAATTTTAAGTTATGGAACAAAGTAGCCATTGCTAAGACCAGCTGGGACTTAGCACATAAGCAAGACAAGCAATGGATCCGATGGATTCATACATATTACATTAAAAATCAACAGATGAACACAATGCCAATACCACAACAAGCTTGTTGGATGGTGAGAAAAGTAATTGAGGCAAAGGAGATACTGGAAGCTAGACACTTTGTACAACTTCACAACAGAAGCTTGATCAGACAAATCTACTTGCACTTGCTTGGTGATTACAACAGGGTGGAATGGAAAAGCTTGATATTTAATAATACAGCAAGACCAAAAGCAAAATTCATAATATGGCTTATGATGCATGGAAGATTGACGACATGTGACAGATTGAGCAGTTGGAAGATTATTGTTGATACTCAGTGTGTAATGTGCAGAAAACAAGTGGAAACCAGAGATCATCTATTCGTACAATGTGAATATACTAAGCAGATTTGGAGTAAACTGTGCAACTGGATGCAAAAGCAGTACCTGGGATTTATTGATTGGCACCAGTTCCTATAA
- the LOC104119363 gene encoding uncharacterized protein isoform X1, translated as MSKPVNIAATATSQSQPPLATQVQAQTANDSLQNYLTKQSEFQQPPLHSQDDSISNLRQISGALLAVHRCLTELQQHVDSIRTSIDSMLPPHTTNTAPLTTSSPQAAASPAPAADTTSTPVPVPESSWESDPSEEEEEEEEVRSSPRSELISTHRSELETLCEKEEEEEEDVRSPPRSELISTHRSELESLCDKKVKVEDKEEEDARCPPRSELISTHHSELESLCNKEVIEEDKEEKDVRCPPRSEVENLCDKKVKVEDKEEEDARCPPRSELESLCDKEVIEEDKEEKDVRCPPRSELESLCDKEVIEEDKEEEDVRCPPRSELESLCDKEVIEEDKEEEDVRFPPRSELISTHRSELISTHRSELESLCEKEVKEDKEEEDVRFPPRSELISTPRSELESLCEMMDGRGLRRYMVMHLLDIKGLLEQVPKALRLSSNPARLVLECVGKFYTQKGKAFVKGSQMVQSRKASVLVLQCFLLMGISDEIEIGVKQEAEQAALAWRKRLIAEAGILKAEEIDARGLLMLVGCFGIPGRFKNEDIRDLIWVIFHGQGRIRKILFSGSLRRSNVLVAKIPDIIEGMAMQKMEVDAAHIAYTFGIEDRVSPQRFLTSFLLESEESLKKMVEQSQGSLAAVDQAKRKHLFDLRSVIKCLGHHDIDPSELLPRWQINEKIMSLEKEITVGENLNKKEIARGAKMAQKRKIDETESSRWFSNKEPKHSHVSNPWLQQERVDSTPGQIGSHTGQLYGRLGNAAMYDGLASCSYTHLLSYLYWPR; from the exons ATGAGTAAACCGGTAAATATCGCCGCAACCGCCACGTCTCAGTCACAGCCACCGTTGGCCACTCAAGTCCAAGCACAAACAGCAAACGATTCGCTGCAGAATTACCTAACCAAACAATCGGAATTTCAGCAACCACCATTACATTCCCAGGATGACTCAATTTCCAATCTCCGCCAAATCTCCGGTGCCCTTTTGGCGGTCCATCGCTGCCTCACTGAGCTACAACAACACGTTGATTCCATCCGGACCTCAATCGACTCTATGCTACCCCCACATACAACTAATACCGCTCCTTTAACCACGTCATCACCACAAGCAGCGGCTTCCCCAGCCCCAGCCGCAGACACAACATCAACCCCAGTCCCAGTCCCTGAATCATCTTGGGAATCCGACccatctgaagaagaagaagaagaggaagaagtgaGATCCTCTCCTCGTTCAGAGCTGATATCCACTCATCGTTCAGAGCTGGAAACCCTCTGCGaaaaagaggaagaggaagaggaagatgtGAGATCCCCTCCTCGTTCAGAGCTGATATCCACTCATCGTTCAGAGCTGGAGAGCCTCTGCGATAAAAAAGTGAAAGTAGaagacaaagaagaggaagacgCGAGATGCCCTCCTCGTTCAGAGCTGATATCCACTCATCATTCAGAGCTGGAGAGCCTCTGCAATAAAGAAGTGATAGAAGaagacaaagaagagaaagacgTGAGATGCCCTCCTCGTTCAGAGGTGGAGAACCTCTGCGATAAAAAAGTGAAAGTAGaagacaaagaagaggaagacgCGAGATGCCCTCCTCGTTCAGAGCTGGAGAGCCTCTGCGATAAAGAAGTGATAGAAGaagacaaagaagagaaagacgTGAGATGCCCTCCACGTTCAGAGCTGGAGAGCCTCTGCGATAAAGAAGTGATAGAAGaagacaaagaagaggaagacgTGAGATGCCCTCCTCGTTCAGAGCTGGAGAGCCTCTGCGACAAAGAAGTGATAGAAGaagacaaagaagaggaagacgTGAGATTTCCTCCTCGTTCAGAGCTGATATCCACTCATCGTTCAGAGCTGATATCCACTCATCGTTCAGAGCTGGAGAGCCTCTGCGAAAAAGAAGtgaaagaagataaagaagaggaAGACGTGAGATTTCCTCCTCGTTCAGAGCTGATATCTACTCCTCGTTCAGAGCTGGAGAGCCTCTGCGAAATGATGGATGGTCGCGGTCTGCGGAGGTACATGGTAATGCATCTCTTAGATATAAAAGGACTGCTTGAGCAAGTCCCTAAGGCATTGAGACTCTCCAGCAATCCAGCAAGGCTTGTATTGGAATGTGTCGGCAAGTTTTATACTCAAAAGGGCAAGGCGTTCGTTAAGGGCTCGCAAATGGTCCAGTCAAGGAAGGCTTCTGTATTGGTTTTGCAGTGCTTCTTGTTGATGGGAATCAGCGACGAGATTGAGATAGGGGTGAAGCAAGAGGCGGAGCAGGCAGCTTTAGCATGGAGAAAGAGGTTGATTGCCGAAGCAGGCATACTTAAGGCTGAAGAAATTGATGCCCGGGGTTTGTTGATGCTTGTTGGGTGTTTCGGAATTCCAGGAAGATTTAAAAATGAGGATATCAGGGATTTGATTTGGGTAATTTTCCACGGGCAGGGGAGAATTCGCAAAATTTTATTTTCTGGTAGCCTCAGGAGATCAAATGTCCTCGTGGCAAAGATTCCAG ATATAATAGAGGGGATGGCGATGCAAAAGATGGAAGTTGACGCTGCTCATATTGCCTATACCTTTGGAATTGAGGACAGAGTTAGCCCTCAGAGATTTTTGACATCATTTTTACTAGAGTCAGAAGAGTCATTGAAGAAAATGGTGGAACAATCACAAGGTTCACTTGCTGCTGTG GATCAAGCAAAAAGGAAGCACTTGTTTGATCTGAGATCTGTTATCAAATGTTTGGGACATCATGATATTGATCCTTCAGAACTTCTTCCCAGGTGGCAAATCAATGAGAAAATAATGAGCTTGGAGAAAGAAATTACCGTAGGTGAGAACCTTAACAAAAAAGAAATTGCCAGAGGTGCGAAGATGGCACAAAAGAGAAAAATTGATGAAACTGAGTCGTCTAGATGGTTCAGCAACAAAGAACCGAAGCACTCACATGTTTCAAATCCATGGCTACAACAGGAAAGAGTTGATAGTACACCGGGGCAAATAGGGAGTCATACTGGTCAGCTATATGGAAGGCTTGGAAATGCAGCCATGTATGACGGACTGGCCTCCTGCAGCTATACTCATCTTTTGTCCTACTTGTACTGGCCGAGATAG
- the LOC104119363 gene encoding uncharacterized protein isoform X2, with protein MSKPVNIAATATSQSQPPLATQVQAQTANDSLQNYSISNLRQISGALLAVHRCLTELQQHVDSIRTSIDSMLPPHTTNTAPLTTSSPQAAASPAPAADTTSTPVPVPESSWESDPSEEEEEEEEVRSSPRSELISTHRSELETLCEKEEEEEEDVRSPPRSELISTHRSELESLCDKKVKVEDKEEEDARCPPRSELISTHHSELESLCNKEVIEEDKEEKDVRCPPRSEVENLCDKKVKVEDKEEEDARCPPRSELESLCDKEVIEEDKEEKDVRCPPRSELESLCDKEVIEEDKEEEDVRCPPRSELESLCDKEVIEEDKEEEDVRFPPRSELISTHRSELISTHRSELESLCEKEVKEDKEEEDVRFPPRSELISTPRSELESLCEMMDGRGLRRYMVMHLLDIKGLLEQVPKALRLSSNPARLVLECVGKFYTQKGKAFVKGSQMVQSRKASVLVLQCFLLMGISDEIEIGVKQEAEQAALAWRKRLIAEAGILKAEEIDARGLLMLVGCFGIPGRFKNEDIRDLIWVIFHGQGRIRKILFSGSLRRSNVLVAKIPDIIEGMAMQKMEVDAAHIAYTFGIEDRVSPQRFLTSFLLESEESLKKMVEQSQGSLAAVDQAKRKHLFDLRSVIKCLGHHDIDPSELLPRWQINEKIMSLEKEITVGENLNKKEIARGAKMAQKRKIDETESSRWFSNKEPKHSHVSNPWLQQERVDSTPGQIGSHTGQLYGRLGNAAMYDGLASCSYTHLLSYLYWPR; from the exons ATGAGTAAACCGGTAAATATCGCCGCAACCGCCACGTCTCAGTCACAGCCACCGTTGGCCACTCAAGTCCAAGCACAAACAGCAAACGATTCGCTGCAGAATTAC TCAATTTCCAATCTCCGCCAAATCTCCGGTGCCCTTTTGGCGGTCCATCGCTGCCTCACTGAGCTACAACAACACGTTGATTCCATCCGGACCTCAATCGACTCTATGCTACCCCCACATACAACTAATACCGCTCCTTTAACCACGTCATCACCACAAGCAGCGGCTTCCCCAGCCCCAGCCGCAGACACAACATCAACCCCAGTCCCAGTCCCTGAATCATCTTGGGAATCCGACccatctgaagaagaagaagaagaggaagaagtgaGATCCTCTCCTCGTTCAGAGCTGATATCCACTCATCGTTCAGAGCTGGAAACCCTCTGCGaaaaagaggaagaggaagaggaagatgtGAGATCCCCTCCTCGTTCAGAGCTGATATCCACTCATCGTTCAGAGCTGGAGAGCCTCTGCGATAAAAAAGTGAAAGTAGaagacaaagaagaggaagacgCGAGATGCCCTCCTCGTTCAGAGCTGATATCCACTCATCATTCAGAGCTGGAGAGCCTCTGCAATAAAGAAGTGATAGAAGaagacaaagaagagaaagacgTGAGATGCCCTCCTCGTTCAGAGGTGGAGAACCTCTGCGATAAAAAAGTGAAAGTAGaagacaaagaagaggaagacgCGAGATGCCCTCCTCGTTCAGAGCTGGAGAGCCTCTGCGATAAAGAAGTGATAGAAGaagacaaagaagagaaagacgTGAGATGCCCTCCACGTTCAGAGCTGGAGAGCCTCTGCGATAAAGAAGTGATAGAAGaagacaaagaagaggaagacgTGAGATGCCCTCCTCGTTCAGAGCTGGAGAGCCTCTGCGACAAAGAAGTGATAGAAGaagacaaagaagaggaagacgTGAGATTTCCTCCTCGTTCAGAGCTGATATCCACTCATCGTTCAGAGCTGATATCCACTCATCGTTCAGAGCTGGAGAGCCTCTGCGAAAAAGAAGtgaaagaagataaagaagaggaAGACGTGAGATTTCCTCCTCGTTCAGAGCTGATATCTACTCCTCGTTCAGAGCTGGAGAGCCTCTGCGAAATGATGGATGGTCGCGGTCTGCGGAGGTACATGGTAATGCATCTCTTAGATATAAAAGGACTGCTTGAGCAAGTCCCTAAGGCATTGAGACTCTCCAGCAATCCAGCAAGGCTTGTATTGGAATGTGTCGGCAAGTTTTATACTCAAAAGGGCAAGGCGTTCGTTAAGGGCTCGCAAATGGTCCAGTCAAGGAAGGCTTCTGTATTGGTTTTGCAGTGCTTCTTGTTGATGGGAATCAGCGACGAGATTGAGATAGGGGTGAAGCAAGAGGCGGAGCAGGCAGCTTTAGCATGGAGAAAGAGGTTGATTGCCGAAGCAGGCATACTTAAGGCTGAAGAAATTGATGCCCGGGGTTTGTTGATGCTTGTTGGGTGTTTCGGAATTCCAGGAAGATTTAAAAATGAGGATATCAGGGATTTGATTTGGGTAATTTTCCACGGGCAGGGGAGAATTCGCAAAATTTTATTTTCTGGTAGCCTCAGGAGATCAAATGTCCTCGTGGCAAAGATTCCAG ATATAATAGAGGGGATGGCGATGCAAAAGATGGAAGTTGACGCTGCTCATATTGCCTATACCTTTGGAATTGAGGACAGAGTTAGCCCTCAGAGATTTTTGACATCATTTTTACTAGAGTCAGAAGAGTCATTGAAGAAAATGGTGGAACAATCACAAGGTTCACTTGCTGCTGTG GATCAAGCAAAAAGGAAGCACTTGTTTGATCTGAGATCTGTTATCAAATGTTTGGGACATCATGATATTGATCCTTCAGAACTTCTTCCCAGGTGGCAAATCAATGAGAAAATAATGAGCTTGGAGAAAGAAATTACCGTAGGTGAGAACCTTAACAAAAAAGAAATTGCCAGAGGTGCGAAGATGGCACAAAAGAGAAAAATTGATGAAACTGAGTCGTCTAGATGGTTCAGCAACAAAGAACCGAAGCACTCACATGTTTCAAATCCATGGCTACAACAGGAAAGAGTTGATAGTACACCGGGGCAAATAGGGAGTCATACTGGTCAGCTATATGGAAGGCTTGGAAATGCAGCCATGTATGACGGACTGGCCTCCTGCAGCTATACTCATCTTTTGTCCTACTTGTACTGGCCGAGATAG
- the LOC104119362 gene encoding U2 small nuclear ribonucleoprotein A' has translation MVRLTADLIWKSPHFFNAIRERELDLRGNKIPVIENLGATEDQFDTIDLSDNEIVKLENFPYLNRLGTLLMNNNRITRINPNIGEFLPKLHTLILTSNRLTNLVEIDPLASLPNLKFLSLLDNNITKRPNYRLYVIHKLKSLRLLDFRKVKQKERLEASNLFASEEAEEQAKKESVKTFVPGEVPAATEETKEDEAPKPVAPTPEQIIAIKAAIVNSQTLEEVARLEQALRSGQLPADLNIGDYDIAAKKEDAKEDKMVTDGDDKAYKTEEENIPEQKTDGPTDMEQE, from the exons ATGGTGAGGCTAACGGCGGATTTGATTTGGAAAAGTCCTCACTTCTTCAATgccattcgcgaacgcgagttaGATCTTCGAG GAAATAAGATTCCTGTTATTGAGAACTTGGGTGCTACTGAG GATCAATTCGACACAATTGATTTATCTGATAATGAGATTGTTAAACTCGAGAATTTTCCTTATCTTAATCGGCTTGGAACCTTACTAATGAACAACAATAGGATTACGCGTATTAACCCCAACATTGGAG AGTTTCTGCCAAAGTTGCACACTTTGATTCTTACCAGCAATAGACTTACAAATCTGGTTGAAATTGATCCGCTTGCGTCTCTACCAAACCTGAAGTTTCTTAGTCTGCTTGACAACAATATCACAAAGAGACCAAATTATCGACTTTATGTCATTCACAAATTGAAGTCCTTGCGTTTGTTGGATTTCAGGAAAGTAAAGCAAAAG GAGCGATTGGAAGCAAGTAATTTATTTGCGTCAGAAGAAGCTGAAGAACAGGCTAAAAAGGAATCTGTGAAGACCTTTGTACCTGGTGAGGTTCCGGCAGCCACCGAGGAAACAAAGGAAGATGAAGCACCTAAACCAGTTGCTCCTACACCTGAGCAAATTATAGCAATTAAG GCTGCCATTGTGAATTCCCAAACTCTCGAGGAGGTTGCTAGACTTGAACAG GCATTGAGGTCTGGCCAGCTTCCTGCAGATCTAAATATTGGTGATTACGATATTGCTGCTAAAAAGGAAGACGCCAAAGAAGACAAGATGGTAACAGATGGCGACGATAAAGCTTACAAGACGGAGGAGGAAAATATACCTGAGCAGAAGACTGACGGTCCTACAGATATGGAGCAG gAGTAG